In the Pygocentrus nattereri isolate fPygNat1 chromosome 19, fPygNat1.pri, whole genome shotgun sequence genome, one interval contains:
- the egfra gene encoding epidermal growth factor receptor isoform X2, which translates to MANSAEAGFLLTFLLLSSGWCVTPEKKVCQGGNNRLTLLSSVDDHYQNMVKMYSNCTVILENLEITYTTDKHDLSFLKTIEEVGGYVLIALNQAPEIPLTNLRIIRGHTLYSDNSFALAVLSNYNQSTRMGMKKLPLTRLTEILKGGVRFANNPSLCHMETIQWADILNMKSSPLDLELSNKFCENCDSSCYNGSCWALGPENCQTFTKLTCAEQCSGRCKGPKPSDCCNEHCASGCTGPRPTDCLACRDFQDEDTCKDACPPLMRYNPNTHQLAPNPDGKYNFGATCVKSCPHNYVVTDHGACVRACSPGTHEVDEDGVRKCKKCDGLCPKVCSGLGVGHLTNVLSVNASNIDSFENCTTINGDVLILKTTLTGDIFTKTPKMDPARLNVFKTVKEITG; encoded by the exons taTGTCAGGGAGGGAATAACAGACTGACTCTTCTGAGCAGTGTTGACGATCACTATCAGAACATGGTGAAGATGTACAGCAACTGCACCGTAATTCTGGAGAACCTGGAGATCACATACACCACGGACAAACACGATCTGTCCTTCCTGAAG ACCATCGAGGAGGTTGGTGGCTACGTCCTGATAGCTCTCAACCAAGCACCGGAAATTCCACTTACCAACCTGCGCATCATCCGTGGCCACACGCTGTACTCTGACAACAGCTTTGCCTTAGCTGTTCTGTCAAACTACAATCAGTCCACAAGAATGGGCATGAAAAAACTGCCCCTCACCCGCCTGACCG AAATACTCAAGGGTGGGGTGAGGTTTGCCAACAACCCTTCGTTATGTCACATGGAGACCATCCAGTGGGCAGACATCCTAAATATGAAGAGCAGTCCGCTCGACCTCGAGCTCAGTAACAAATTCT GTGAAAACTGTGATTCGAGCTGCTACAACGGCTCGTGTTGGGCTCTTGGTCCAGAGAACTGCCAGACGT TTACGAAGCTGACGTGTGCAGAGCAGTGCTCTGGAAGATGTAAGGGGCCTAAACCCAGTGACTGCTGCAATGAACACTGCGCTTCTGGCTGCACTGGACCCAGACCTACAGACTGCCTG gcCTGCAGGGACTTCCAGGATGAAGATACATGCAAAGACGCATGCCCCCCTCTCATGCGTTATAACCCCAACACCCACCAGCTGGCCCCCAACCCAGACGGGAAGTACAACTTTGGGGCCACGTGCGTCAAGAGCTGCCCAC ATAACTATGTGGTCACGGATCACGGTGCCTGTGTGAGAGCGTGCAGTCCAGGCACCCACGAAGTGGACGAGGATGGGGTCAGGAAGTGTAAGAAGTGTGATGGCCTGTGTCCAAAAG TTTGCTCTGGACTTGGAGTGGGTCATCTGACTAATGTCTTGTCAGTCAATGCCAGCAACATTGATTCATTTGAGAATTGCACAACGATCAATGGAGACGTCTTGATCCTTAAGACAACGCTTACTGG AGATATCTTTACAAAGACTCCCAAGATGGATCCTGCCAGGCTCAATGTTTTCAAGACAGTCAAAGAAATTACTGGTTAG